A window of Chitinophaga sp. MM2321 contains these coding sequences:
- a CDS encoding enoyl-CoA hydratase-related protein — MVALLLDIEGSIATITLNRPEVYNAFNDALSYELQEALKQVEKDDSVRVVVLTGAGKAFCSGQDLKASMEEGKRNLGESLRKRYNPVIRAIRNMPKPVICQLNGVAAGAGCSLALACDVIIASETATMIEIFVNIALVLDSGSSYFLPRTVGYHRAFELATKASKITAAEALQMGLVNKVVAAADLSEAVKAEAAYYAAAPTKAIALMKKMLTKGMTENLDTTLDYEAYCQEIAGNSADHQEGTNAFLEKRKPLFKGV; from the coding sequence ATGGTTGCTTTATTACTGGATATCGAAGGTAGCATTGCTACAATCACCTTAAACAGGCCGGAAGTATACAATGCTTTTAATGATGCACTCAGCTATGAATTGCAGGAGGCGCTGAAACAGGTAGAAAAAGATGACTCTGTGAGGGTGGTGGTACTGACTGGTGCAGGCAAAGCCTTTTGCAGCGGGCAGGACCTGAAAGCATCCATGGAAGAGGGCAAACGTAACCTGGGCGAGTCGCTGCGCAAACGTTATAATCCTGTTATACGTGCGATCCGTAATATGCCAAAGCCGGTTATCTGTCAGCTGAACGGGGTGGCAGCAGGAGCGGGGTGTTCCCTTGCCCTGGCCTGTGATGTGATCATTGCCAGTGAAACGGCCACCATGATTGAGATCTTTGTCAACATTGCGCTGGTGCTGGATTCCGGCTCTTCCTATTTTCTCCCCCGTACAGTTGGCTACCACCGGGCATTTGAACTGGCTACAAAAGCCTCCAAGATCACCGCCGCGGAAGCACTGCAAATGGGGCTGGTCAATAAAGTAGTAGCTGCTGCCGATCTCAGTGAGGCTGTAAAAGCGGAAGCAGCATACTACGCTGCCGCACCTACGAAAGCCATTGCACTCATGAAAAAGATGCTCACCAAAGGCATGACGGAAAACCTGGATACAACACTGGACTATGAAGCCTATTGCCAGGAAATTGCCGGCAACTCAGCCGATCACCAGGAAGGGACCAACGCTTTCCTGGAAAAACGTAAACCCCTGTTTAAAGGGGTTTAG
- a CDS encoding (Fe-S)-binding protein — MIKVQLFIPCFVDQFFPATAFNMVKILKHLGCQVSYNTKQTCCGQPAFNAGYWNECQEVARKFMEDFDTADYIVAPSGSCIGFVRNHYKKLFDNNAAHTQLLQLNERLYEFTEFLTQVLHVSDVGATLHGTGTYHDACGALRECGIKAAPRELLSHVKGLELQEAPDCEVCCGFGGTFAVKFEPVSIGMGEQKVLNAIATKADYLISTDLSCLMHLDGYIQQQGYAIKTMHIADVLASGW; from the coding sequence ATGATAAAAGTACAACTCTTTATACCCTGTTTTGTAGATCAGTTTTTTCCTGCAACTGCCTTTAACATGGTAAAAATTTTGAAACACCTGGGATGCCAGGTTAGCTACAATACCAAGCAAACCTGCTGCGGACAACCCGCTTTCAATGCCGGATATTGGAATGAATGCCAGGAAGTAGCCAGAAAGTTTATGGAAGATTTTGATACCGCAGATTACATTGTTGCGCCAAGCGGATCATGCATAGGTTTTGTGCGCAACCATTACAAAAAACTTTTTGATAACAATGCGGCACATACACAATTACTGCAATTAAACGAACGGCTATACGAATTCACGGAGTTTTTAACGCAGGTATTACATGTAAGTGATGTAGGTGCCACCCTTCATGGCACAGGTACCTATCACGATGCTTGTGGCGCTTTGCGGGAATGTGGGATAAAGGCTGCGCCGCGCGAACTGTTGTCCCATGTAAAGGGTCTGGAGTTGCAGGAAGCGCCCGATTGCGAAGTCTGTTGCGGGTTTGGCGGCACCTTCGCCGTAAAATTTGAGCCAGTCTCTATTGGCATGGGAGAGCAAAAAGTACTGAATGCTATTGCAACAAAAGCCGATTATCTTATTTCTACCGACTTATCCTGTCTCATGCATCTGGACGGTTATATCCAGCAACAAGGATATGCTATTAAAACAATGCATATAGCAGATGTGTTGGCGAGTGGCTGGTAA
- a CDS encoding S9 family peptidase — MATAQNKMTPEMLWQLGRVSGEAVSTDGKTVIYSVSQVNIADNKSEKNLYSIPLAGGTPQQLTQTPEAEGDVAVLPGNKVGFSLKGQWWEMNTDGSNPVQKTNVTGDMQNIRISPDGAHILFSRDVKIKKITGVDVYPDLPKSNVLIYDNLNYRHWDAWEDGKFQHVFYATYNNGEVGTPIDIMADEPHDCPQMPSGGAEDMIWSQDGKSILYVCKKKFGKEYALSTNTDIYEYDLATKSTRNLSEGMMGYDVAPAFSKDGKYLTWLSMARDGYEADKNDIIILNRATGVKTNVTKGWDGTVSAVRFSNDGKKIHFLAIIKGTEQLLEIALQKEVAKTTEKHIRQLTTGDFDITGFVAQTGNTLVVSRTDMNHATELFTVDLRTGALQALTQVNKATYDKIGMCKVEKRWVKTTDGKEMLTWVIFPPDFDPAKKYPTLLYCQGGPQAALSQFYSYRWNFQLMASQGYIVVAPNRRGMPGHGVEWNAAISKDWGGQPIRDYLSAIDDVSKESYVDKSRLGAVGASYGGYSVYMMAGVHENRFKTFIAHDGLFDLKSWYGTTEELWFANWDIGAYWDSANANAYKHFNPSEYANKWNTPILIIQGGIDYRVPVEQGLQAFQLAQLKGIKSKLLYFPEENHWVLKPQNALAWQREFFSWLKETL; from the coding sequence ATGGCTACAGCCCAGAACAAGATGACACCCGAAATGCTATGGCAATTGGGCCGGGTGAGCGGAGAAGCAGTGAGTACAGATGGCAAGACCGTTATCTACAGCGTATCCCAGGTTAATATTGCAGATAATAAAAGCGAGAAAAACCTCTATTCCATTCCCCTTGCAGGCGGCACTCCACAACAGCTCACGCAAACACCGGAAGCTGAAGGCGATGTAGCCGTGTTACCAGGCAACAAAGTTGGCTTTTCTCTGAAAGGCCAGTGGTGGGAGATGAATACCGATGGCTCCAACCCGGTACAGAAAACCAATGTAACCGGCGATATGCAGAATATCCGCATCTCTCCCGATGGCGCCCACATCCTGTTTTCCAGGGATGTGAAAATAAAAAAGATCACCGGTGTGGATGTGTACCCTGATCTTCCCAAATCCAATGTACTGATCTATGACAACCTGAACTATCGTCACTGGGATGCCTGGGAAGATGGTAAGTTCCAGCACGTTTTCTATGCCACTTATAATAACGGAGAAGTAGGTACGCCGATAGATATTATGGCAGATGAACCGCACGACTGCCCGCAAATGCCCTCCGGTGGCGCCGAAGATATGATCTGGAGCCAGGATGGTAAAAGCATCCTGTATGTATGCAAGAAGAAATTCGGCAAAGAATACGCCCTCAGTACCAACACCGATATTTACGAATACGACCTCGCTACCAAAAGTACCCGCAACCTCTCCGAAGGCATGATGGGATACGATGTAGCACCCGCCTTCAGCAAGGATGGTAAATACCTCACCTGGTTAAGTATGGCCCGCGATGGTTATGAGGCAGATAAAAATGATATTATCATCCTCAACCGCGCCACCGGCGTAAAAACCAATGTCACCAAAGGTTGGGATGGTACTGTATCTGCGGTACGCTTCAGCAACGACGGTAAAAAGATCCATTTCCTGGCCATTATAAAAGGAACAGAACAACTGCTGGAAATAGCCCTGCAAAAAGAAGTAGCGAAAACAACGGAGAAGCATATACGCCAACTTACTACCGGCGACTTCGATATTACCGGCTTCGTAGCGCAAACAGGCAATACCCTGGTGGTATCCCGCACGGATATGAACCATGCCACCGAGCTGTTTACAGTAGATCTGCGGACAGGCGCACTGCAGGCTCTCACCCAGGTCAACAAAGCCACCTACGATAAAATAGGCATGTGTAAAGTGGAAAAGCGTTGGGTAAAAACAACCGATGGTAAGGAGATGCTTACCTGGGTTATCTTCCCTCCCGATTTCGACCCTGCCAAAAAATATCCTACGCTGCTGTATTGCCAGGGTGGGCCACAGGCTGCATTATCCCAGTTTTATTCCTATCGCTGGAATTTCCAGTTAATGGCTTCACAGGGATATATTGTAGTAGCGCCCAACAGAAGGGGCATGCCAGGCCACGGCGTTGAATGGAATGCCGCTATCAGTAAGGATTGGGGCGGACAACCCATTCGCGATTACCTGAGCGCCATTGATGATGTAAGCAAAGAAAGTTATGTAGATAAAAGCCGGCTTGGTGCCGTAGGCGCCAGCTATGGCGGATATTCTGTATACATGATGGCCGGGGTACACGAAAACCGTTTTAAAACTTTCATCGCGCATGACGGCCTGTTCGACCTGAAAAGCTGGTACGGCACCACGGAAGAACTCTGGTTCGCAAACTGGGATATCGGCGCTTACTGGGATTCCGCCAATGCCAATGCTTACAAACATTTCAACCCAAGTGAATACGCCAATAAATGGAACACGCCTATCCTGATCATTCAGGGTGGTATCGACTACAGGGTACCTGTAGAACAGGGCCTCCAGGCTTTCCAGCTGGCACAGCTGAAAGGCATCAAAAGCAAACTGCTCTACTTCCCGGAAGAAAATCACTGGGTACTGAAACCACAAAACGCCCTCGCATGGCAAAGAGAATTCTTTAGCTGGCTCAAAGAAACACTATAA
- a CDS encoding glycosyltransferase family 39 protein, translated as MLPKPTAVTLPVVFTEKQLCFFMIFLLVLLQFSALQVPILEPDGALYAGIAKTMVQKHDYLNLFADGHDWLDKPHFPFWMAALSFRFFGFHTWSYKLPAILFLLLGAWYTYKFAWSLYGERTARWAVCIMLTAEHLVISNNDVRAEPYLTGLIIAGVYHFYRGIGFRWSYHLFLGALFTAAAVMTKGMFALVPVGAAIGGHLLFTRNWQEILQWKWLIAALLTCIFITPELYALYWQFDLHPEKVVFGTTGVSGLQFFFWDSQFGRFMNTGPIKGAGDPFFFFHTLLWAFLPWSVMLYAAVIIFIKKWKQQREYFCISAALATFILFSLSKFQLPHYLNIIFPFFAILTAQYILTLHTDKELRFFRVTQYTIILLLAAAGVVIDLLYKPAMGYIWLLPVAALILLYILLHYWLDKTTKAAVFYRTVAISILLNLYLNTILYPDMMQYQSGSEAALFANTALPGTTIGMYKMNSYAFEFYMKAPVTRTDTVSNGVFFTTADGLSELQQRSSCTIIKSFPNFYVSKLDLPFMRKATRAGTLGENVLITVKK; from the coding sequence ATGCTACCCAAACCTACAGCTGTTACGTTACCTGTTGTTTTTACGGAAAAGCAGCTTTGTTTTTTCATGATCTTTTTGCTGGTACTGCTACAGTTCAGTGCCCTGCAAGTCCCTATCCTGGAGCCGGACGGCGCCCTCTACGCCGGTATTGCCAAAACAATGGTGCAAAAACATGATTATCTGAATCTGTTTGCCGACGGCCACGACTGGCTGGATAAGCCACATTTTCCTTTCTGGATGGCCGCGTTGAGCTTCCGTTTTTTTGGTTTTCATACCTGGTCTTACAAGTTGCCTGCTATCCTCTTCCTTTTATTGGGAGCGTGGTATACTTATAAATTTGCCTGGTCGCTTTATGGTGAGCGTACTGCGCGCTGGGCGGTATGTATTATGCTGACGGCCGAGCACCTGGTTATTTCCAATAACGATGTGCGTGCAGAGCCCTATCTCACAGGTTTGATCATTGCGGGCGTTTATCATTTTTATAGGGGTATAGGTTTCCGTTGGTCCTATCATTTGTTCCTGGGCGCGCTTTTTACGGCCGCTGCTGTGATGACGAAGGGAATGTTTGCCCTCGTGCCAGTTGGGGCGGCAATCGGCGGGCATTTGCTGTTTACACGCAACTGGCAGGAGATACTACAATGGAAATGGTTGATAGCGGCATTACTGACCTGTATATTCATTACACCGGAACTATATGCGCTTTACTGGCAATTTGATCTGCATCCTGAAAAGGTGGTATTCGGCACCACGGGCGTATCGGGCCTGCAATTCTTTTTCTGGGACAGCCAGTTCGGGCGCTTTATGAACACGGGTCCTATCAAAGGCGCCGGCGATCCCTTCTTCTTCTTTCATACGCTCCTGTGGGCATTTCTGCCCTGGTCGGTGATGTTATACGCGGCGGTCATCATCTTCATAAAAAAATGGAAACAGCAACGGGAATATTTTTGTATCAGTGCTGCACTAGCCACATTTATACTGTTTTCCTTATCAAAATTCCAGTTGCCGCACTACCTGAATATCATTTTCCCCTTCTTTGCTATCCTTACCGCACAATATATACTGACACTGCACACCGATAAAGAGCTGCGTTTTTTCCGCGTAACACAGTATACAATCATTCTCCTGCTGGCTGCTGCCGGCGTGGTAATAGACCTGCTGTACAAACCCGCCATGGGCTACATCTGGCTGCTGCCGGTAGCAGCACTGATCCTTTTATACATTCTGTTGCATTACTGGCTGGATAAAACCACCAAAGCAGCTGTTTTTTATCGTACCGTAGCTATCAGTATTTTGCTGAATCTTTATCTGAACACGATCCTCTACCCGGATATGATGCAGTACCAGAGCGGCAGCGAGGCTGCCCTTTTTGCAAATACCGCACTCCCCGGAACCACTATCGGTATGTACAAAATGAATTCGTATGCTTTTGAATTTTATATGAAAGCGCCCGTCACGCGAACAGATACGGTCAGCAACGGGGTTTTCTTCACCACCGCTGATGGTCTTTCCGAACTACAACAGCGGAGCTCCTGTACTATCATAAAATCATTTCCCAATTTTTATGTGAGTAAACTTGATTTACCTTTCATGAGAAAAGCCACCCGGGCAGGTACTCTGGGGGAAAATGTACTAATAACAGTAAAAAAGTAA
- the hflX gene encoding GTPase HflX, translating into MIEKKQAIQKEERAVIVGVITKDQTERQVQEFLDELMFLAETAGAIAVKRFTQKLAHPDRATFVGKGKLEEIFQFIAGRDISLVIFDDELTGSQIANIEKVLKVKVIDRSDLILDIFARRARTAQAKVQVELAQYQYILPRLRGMWSHLERQGGGIGSRGPGEAEIETDRRIVKDKISLLRKRLEEIDKQALTQRKERGEFIRVALVGYTNVGKSTIMNMLSKSEVFAENKLFATLDTTTRKVVFEQTPFLLSDTVGFIRKLPHHLVESFKSTLDEVRESDILLHVVDISHPQYEEQIEVVNRTLQDLKAFEKPTIMIFNKMDLYEANTFDQWLEEGVKQDMLVSLKQSWDLKTQGNTVFIAAIEKRNLEELRKNIMDKVTQLYKERFPYKTAFFY; encoded by the coding sequence TTGATTGAGAAAAAACAAGCGATTCAAAAAGAGGAAAGGGCTGTCATCGTAGGTGTTATTACGAAGGATCAAACGGAGCGCCAGGTACAGGAGTTCCTGGACGAGCTGATGTTCCTGGCAGAAACTGCCGGTGCAATTGCTGTCAAACGCTTTACCCAAAAGCTGGCGCATCCCGACAGGGCTACCTTTGTGGGTAAGGGAAAGCTGGAAGAAATCTTTCAGTTTATAGCAGGCAGAGATATATCACTGGTTATATTTGACGATGAACTGACGGGTTCGCAGATCGCTAATATAGAAAAAGTATTGAAGGTAAAAGTGATTGACCGTAGTGACCTGATCCTGGATATTTTTGCCCGTCGTGCCCGCACGGCGCAGGCGAAGGTGCAGGTAGAGCTGGCGCAGTACCAATACATTTTACCGCGGTTGCGTGGTATGTGGAGCCACCTGGAACGCCAGGGAGGCGGTATTGGTAGCAGGGGCCCGGGTGAAGCGGAGATAGAAACGGATCGTCGTATCGTAAAAGATAAGATCTCCCTGTTGCGTAAACGCCTGGAGGAAATAGACAAGCAAGCCCTTACCCAGCGTAAGGAACGCGGTGAGTTTATCCGCGTGGCGCTGGTAGGTTATACCAACGTAGGCAAGAGTACTATCATGAATATGCTCAGCAAGAGTGAGGTTTTTGCTGAAAATAAATTGTTTGCCACCCTGGATACCACCACCCGTAAAGTGGTATTTGAACAAACACCTTTCCTGTTAAGTGATACCGTAGGATTTATCCGCAAGTTGCCCCATCACCTGGTAGAGAGCTTCAAATCCACGCTGGATGAGGTACGCGAGAGTGATATCCTGCTGCACGTGGTAGATATTTCCCACCCGCAATATGAAGAACAGATAGAGGTCGTAAACCGTACACTACAGGACCTGAAAGCATTTGAGAAGCCTACCATTATGATCTTTAACAAGATGGATCTGTATGAAGCGAACACATTTGACCAGTGGCTGGAAGAAGGTGTAAAGCAGGATATGCTTGTTTCCCTGAAACAGAGCTGGGATCTGAAGACCCAGGGGAATACGGTATTTATAGCGGCGATTGAAAAAAGAAATCTTGAGGAGCTGCGGAAAAACATCATGGATAAGGTTACACAGCTTTATAAGGAACGGTTTCCTTATAAAACAGCATTTTTCTACTAA
- a CDS encoding DNA methyltransferase: MFDINKFLNINPNVDDLLNKGISHITEAYHDSIKAGKNSYAYDAHTYHTKVPPQGIEILIKYYTKENDVVLDPFCGSGMTGLAAIRQNRHVILSDLSPAAVFIAKNFTATYSVEAYKKAIDDILKQLASLEKELYTTQCAKCAQPTIQNYTVWSYGLICNECNEEFILWDVARDEKPSYKESKILSQFQCPNCHKVIKKGKLKRTKLNPVSIGYKCCEKGLKDTVHVPTAQDFKALQEINTIKINKWYPKNKFPSGVNTGQLINHGLDSIDKIYTHRALIALAEIWDSCINYKVAALRPLLMWTFTSLYQRVSVLSEFRFWGGSSNTANYNVPQIMNEQNVFKTFKRKANTIVLHLDEIKQHLSKKHISVGSATDLSHIPDNSIDYIFTDPPFGSNINYSEMNFLWESWLQVFTDNTKEAIVNKVQGKGVQDYKALMTTSFSEMHRVLKNDSWLTVVFHNSSGKVWDAIRNSLYDAGFFISDAHIFDKEHGTFKMFVSDNAVGYDLILHCQKNDLLVGHAVVEKSIEDFVREMMKKSDYVFSFIHVERNPETNFRKLYSEWIAHQIVSNNINISFDNFRNIVSKIIEHAKTENASCL; the protein is encoded by the coding sequence ATGTTTGATATAAATAAATTTTTAAATATTAATCCAAACGTTGATGACTTATTAAATAAGGGTATTAGCCATATAACGGAAGCTTACCACGATTCAATTAAAGCGGGTAAAAACTCGTATGCTTATGATGCACATACATACCATACCAAGGTGCCTCCTCAGGGTATCGAAATATTAATTAAATACTATACAAAAGAGAATGATGTAGTGCTGGACCCTTTTTGTGGTTCAGGAATGACGGGGCTAGCCGCTATAAGACAAAATCGCCATGTTATTCTTTCAGATCTTTCGCCGGCAGCGGTTTTTATTGCGAAGAATTTTACAGCTACCTATTCTGTTGAAGCATATAAAAAAGCAATTGATGATATTCTGAAACAATTGGCTTCTTTAGAAAAAGAACTTTATACAACACAATGTGCAAAATGTGCTCAACCAACAATTCAAAATTATACAGTTTGGAGCTATGGTTTAATTTGTAATGAATGCAATGAGGAATTTATTTTGTGGGATGTTGCCAGAGACGAAAAGCCTTCCTATAAAGAAAGTAAAATTCTCTCTCAGTTTCAATGCCCTAATTGCCATAAAGTAATAAAGAAGGGTAAGCTTAAAAGAACGAAATTAAATCCGGTGTCAATTGGCTATAAGTGCTGTGAGAAAGGGTTGAAAGATACTGTACACGTTCCTACAGCGCAGGATTTTAAAGCACTACAGGAAATAAATACCATTAAGATTAATAAATGGTATCCGAAAAATAAATTCCCTTCAGGTGTAAATACCGGTCAATTGATTAATCATGGATTAGATTCAATTGACAAAATATATACGCATAGAGCTTTGATCGCATTAGCTGAGATTTGGGATAGTTGTATAAACTATAAGGTAGCAGCACTCAGACCATTATTAATGTGGACATTTACGTCATTGTATCAACGGGTATCTGTTCTATCTGAATTTAGATTTTGGGGAGGAAGTAGTAATACAGCAAATTATAATGTTCCTCAAATAATGAATGAACAGAATGTATTTAAAACATTCAAAAGAAAGGCGAATACTATTGTTCTCCACCTGGATGAAATAAAACAGCATCTTTCAAAAAAACATATTAGCGTTGGAAGCGCAACGGATCTAAGTCATATACCAGATAACTCAATAGACTATATTTTTACGGACCCTCCTTTTGGCTCTAATATTAACTATTCAGAAATGAACTTTCTTTGGGAAAGTTGGCTACAGGTATTTACGGATAATACGAAGGAGGCTATTGTAAATAAAGTACAAGGTAAAGGGGTACAAGACTATAAAGCATTAATGACTACTAGTTTTAGTGAGATGCACCGGGTTTTGAAGAACGATTCCTGGTTGACCGTTGTATTTCATAACTCTTCAGGAAAAGTTTGGGACGCCATTAGAAATTCTTTGTATGACGCAGGGTTCTTTATAAGTGATGCCCATATTTTTGATAAAGAACATGGAACATTTAAAATGTTTGTTTCAGATAATGCTGTTGGGTATGATTTGATTTTACACTGTCAGAAGAATGACTTATTGGTAGGACATGCGGTAGTAGAAAAGTCTATTGAAGATTTTGTCAGGGAAATGATGAAGAAATCTGATTATGTTTTTAGCTTTATACATGTTGAACGCAATCCTGAAACAAACTTTAGAAAGTTATATTCAGAATGGATCGCTCATCAAATTGTGAGTAATAATATTAATATTTCATTCGATAATTTTAGAAATATTGTATCAAAAATAATTGAACATGCCAAGACCGAGAACGCTAGCTGCCTTTAA
- a CDS encoding SDR family oxidoreductase: MNLNLKDKVIIVTGGARGIGEGISKTLAGEGAIPVIVGRDEEDNVRTVSDILQSGGKAFKITIELNNPEHSKIAVKKVIEEFKRIDGLVNNAGINDGVGLESGGYGEFMESMHNNIIHYYMMAHYALPELKKSKGSILNISSMTAEAGQGGTSAYAAANGARNALTREWAVELLKYGIRVNAVVVANCYTPLYESWIKTFDNPEEKLRSIMSKIPLENRFTTKEEIANTVAFLLSDKSSHTTGQLIHVDGGYVHLDRAI, encoded by the coding sequence ATGAATTTGAATTTAAAGGATAAGGTTATTATTGTTACTGGTGGTGCAAGAGGTATAGGAGAGGGGATCAGTAAAACATTGGCTGGTGAAGGCGCAATACCTGTGATCGTTGGAAGGGATGAGGAAGATAATGTAAGAACGGTATCGGATATTTTACAAAGTGGAGGTAAGGCATTCAAAATAACGATTGAATTGAATAACCCTGAACACAGTAAAATTGCCGTTAAAAAAGTTATTGAAGAATTTAAACGGATTGATGGATTGGTGAATAACGCTGGAATAAACGATGGCGTAGGATTGGAGAGTGGAGGCTATGGAGAATTTATGGAGAGCATGCATAACAATATTATACATTATTACATGATGGCACATTATGCTTTGCCGGAACTAAAAAAATCTAAAGGAAGTATCTTAAATATAAGTTCCATGACAGCGGAAGCAGGACAGGGGGGCACCTCTGCTTATGCGGCGGCCAACGGAGCCCGGAATGCACTAACCAGGGAATGGGCGGTTGAGTTATTAAAGTACGGGATACGGGTGAATGCAGTTGTTGTAGCCAATTGCTATACACCATTGTACGAAAGCTGGATCAAAACATTTGATAATCCGGAAGAAAAATTAAGAAGTATCATGTCAAAAATCCCTTTAGAGAACCGCTTTACTACAAAAGAAGAAATTGCCAATACCGTTGCGTTCCTTTTATCGGATAAATCGTCTCATACAACCGGGCAATTAATTCACGTAGATGGGGGGTATGTTCATCTTGACCGGGCCATTTAA
- a CDS encoding Rieske 2Fe-2S domain-containing protein has product MAKTYSWYKLDEGSLPLAEREISVLEVNGKKICCARQGGALFAFAYKCPHAGGMMADGIIDASGNIVCPVHRYKFSMKNGYNCSGEGYYLKTYPIEQREDGAYLGMEKTGWLW; this is encoded by the coding sequence ATGGCTAAAACGTATTCCTGGTATAAACTGGATGAAGGCAGTTTACCGCTGGCCGAGCGTGAGATCAGTGTGCTGGAGGTAAATGGAAAAAAGATCTGCTGTGCCCGGCAGGGCGGCGCATTGTTTGCTTTTGCCTATAAATGTCCGCATGCCGGCGGCATGATGGCTGATGGTATCATAGATGCATCCGGTAATATTGTATGTCCCGTACACCGGTATAAGTTCAGTATGAAAAATGGCTATAATTGCAGCGGGGAAGGATATTATCTCAAAACGTATCCGATAGAACAGCGGGAAGATGGCGCCTACCTGGGTATGGAGAAAACAGGCTGGTTGTGGTGA
- a CDS encoding helix-turn-helix domain-containing protein — MTTNEEHTNPESCPAEGLLKLLSGKWKPQIFRLAVEGPLRFSSLLRQMEGSNKQSVSVALKELENEGLLEKNIIKQKPLHIEYILSERGKALIPVFRQLEGL; from the coding sequence ATGACTACCAACGAGGAACATACAAATCCTGAAAGCTGTCCCGCAGAAGGACTCTTAAAGCTGCTATCCGGCAAATGGAAGCCGCAGATATTCCGTTTGGCCGTGGAAGGGCCTTTACGCTTCAGCAGCTTACTCCGGCAAATGGAAGGCTCCAATAAGCAATCTGTGTCGGTAGCATTAAAAGAATTGGAGAACGAGGGCCTTTTGGAAAAGAACATCATTAAGCAGAAACCATTGCATATTGAATATATACTATCTGAAAGAGGGAAAGCCCTGATTCCTGTATTCAGGCAACTGGAAGGATTGTAG
- a CDS encoding DsbA family protein yields MMKDTNKINPLLCDPVTGVCEIPGIAGNPEKQMISTSTKAIKIIYFTDPICSTCWGIEPQLRKLKLEYGDLIEIDYRMGGLLPSWDIYNSGGIGKPSDVAHHWDEVSAYYDAPIDGDVWLEDPLSSSFPPSIAFKAAQMQDTEKAVSFLRISREMLFLEKKNITRWEHIERAALEAGLDPLQLKTDYEGKAAQLFKEDLELARQMGVRGFPSLFFSDASNKQVFVYGYKPYAVYEKAILELLPEAEKQQADTTWEGLFKHYSSLFTKEFSVLSNKTTAVAEEELNNLYSQQKLEKKVTKNGILWTLRSAGQ; encoded by the coding sequence ATGATGAAAGATACAAACAAAATTAATCCTTTATTGTGTGACCCGGTAACGGGTGTTTGCGAAATACCGGGTATAGCCGGTAATCCGGAAAAACAAATGATCAGCACCAGCACCAAAGCTATTAAGATTATATATTTCACGGACCCTATCTGTTCTACCTGTTGGGGAATAGAGCCGCAACTGAGAAAACTGAAACTGGAATATGGCGACCTGATAGAAATCGACTACCGCATGGGTGGTTTATTACCATCATGGGACATCTATAACAGCGGCGGCATTGGTAAGCCTTCGGATGTAGCACACCACTGGGATGAAGTGAGTGCTTATTATGATGCACCTATTGATGGAGATGTGTGGCTCGAAGATCCATTGAGTTCTTCCTTCCCTCCTTCTATCGCTTTTAAAGCTGCACAAATGCAGGATACAGAGAAAGCCGTTTCATTTCTGCGCATAAGCCGTGAAATGCTGTTCCTGGAAAAAAAGAATATCACCAGGTGGGAACATATCGAACGGGCTGCATTGGAAGCCGGTCTGGATCCGCTGCAACTAAAAACAGACTATGAAGGAAAGGCAGCACAGCTTTTTAAAGAAGACCTGGAACTTGCCCGTCAGATGGGTGTAAGAGGATTTCCATCCCTGTTTTTTTCCGACGCATCCAATAAGCAGGTTTTTGTGTACGGTTACAAGCCTTACGCAGTATATGAGAAGGCTATCCTGGAATTGTTGCCGGAAGCAGAGAAGCAACAGGCAGACACTACATGGGAAGGACTGTTTAAACACTATAGCAGCCTGTTTACGAAAGAGTTTTCTGTGCTTTCAAACAAAACAACAGCAGTAGCGGAAGAGGAACTGAACAACCTGTACAGCCAACAAAAACTCGAGAAGAAAGTAACAAAGAATGGAATACTATGGACATTAAGAAGTGCCGGCCAATAA